Proteins co-encoded in one Gadus morhua chromosome 6, gadMor3.0, whole genome shotgun sequence genomic window:
- the ap1b1 gene encoding AP-1 complex subunit beta-1 isoform X2, giving the protein MTDSKYFTTTKKGEIFELKAELNSDKKEKKKEAVKKVIASMTVGKDVSALFPDVVNCMQTDNLELKKLVYLYLMNYAKSQPDMAIMAVNTFVKDCEDPNPLIRALAVRTMGCIRVDKITEYLCEPLRKCLKDEDPYVRKTAAVCVAKLHDINAQLVEDQGFLDTLKDLISDSNPMVVANAVAALSEIAESHPNSNLLDLNPQSINKLLTALNECTEWGQIFILDCLANYTPRDDRESQSICERVTPRLSHANSAVVLSAVKVLMKFMEMLPKDLDYYGTLLKKLAPPLVTLLSAEPELQYVALRNINLIVQKRPEILKHEMKVFFVKYNDPIYVKLEKLDIMIRLASQANIAQVLAELKEYATEVDVDFVRKAVRAIGRCAIKVEQSAERCVSTLLDLIQTKVNYVVQEAIVVIKDIFRKYPNKYESVIATLCENLDSLDEPEARAAMIWIVGEYAERIDNADELLESFLEGFHDESTQVQLQLLTAIVKLFLKKPTETQELVQQVLSLATQDSDNPDLRDRGYIYWRLLSTDPVAAKEVVLAEKPLISEETDLIEPTLLEELICHIGTLASVYHKPPSAFVEGSRGVQHKRIPIRSGSGESSESQDTGGAPGATEAPAAVIPSQGDLLGDLLNLDLTPPTSTAGAPPGPPMPMGGMDLLGGGLDSLMGDESEPYSPQMPRGADTPQSLRFSHSSPSSPDYSPTELAPGPALQLGGDIGGSPSMGSGFGAPAAVMPSSLNAPVGGGLGDLFDLGGGVGMPMGTFVPPKTLWLPAMKGKGLEIMGTFARRAGVIQMEMTLTNKAMSVMTDFAIQFNRNSFGLAPAGPLQVPTPLSPNQTIDVSLPLNNGGPVMKMEPLNNLQVAVKNNIDVFYFSCQYPISMLFVEDGKMDRQVFLATWKDIPNENEAQFQINDCHLNSDAASNKLQGSNVFTIAKRTVEGQDMLYQSMKLTNGICVLTELRVQTGSPTYTVSLKCRAAEVSQCVFQCYEAALKN; this is encoded by the exons ATGACTGACTCCAAGTACTTCACGACTACCAAGAAAG GGGAGATCTTCGAGCTCAAGGCAGAGCTGAACAGCGataagaaggagaagaagaaggaggccgTGAAGAAGGTGATCGCGTCCATGACCGTTGGTAAAGATGTGAG CGCCCTGTTCCCAGATGTGGTGAACTGCATGCAGACAGACAAcctggagctgaagaagctggtGTACCTCTACCTGATGAATTACGCCAAGAGCCAGCCAGACATGGCCATCATGGCCGTCAACACCTTCGTGAAG GACTGCGAGGACCCCAACCCCCTCATCCGGGCCCTGGCCGTGCGCACCATGGGCTGCATCCGCGTGGACAAGATCACAGAGTACCTGTGTGAGCCGCTGAGGAAGTGTCTGAAGGACGAGGACCCCTACGTCCGCAAGACGGCTGCCGTGTGCGTGGCCAAGCTGCACGACATCAACGCCCAGCTGGTGGAGGACCAGGGCTTCCTAGACACTCTCAAGGACCTCATCTCCGACTCCAACCCCATG GTGGTGGCCAACGCTGTGGCGGCGCTCTCGGAGATCGCAGAGTCCCACCCCAACAGCAACCTGCTGGACCTCAACCCCCAATCCATCAACAAGCTGCTGACCGCGCTCAACGAGTGTACGGAGTGGGGCCAGATCTTCATCCTGGACTGCCTGGCCAACTACACGCCACGCGACGACCGCGAGTCCCAGAG cATCTGTGAGCGGGTCACCCCCCGGCTGTCCCACGCCAACTCTGCAGTGGTGCTGTCGGCGGTGAAGGTCCTGATGAAGTTCATGGAGATGCTGCCCAAGGACCTGGACTACTACGGCACGCTGCTGAAGAAGCTGGCCCCGCCGCTGGTCACGCTGCTGTCAGCGGAGCCCGAGCTGCAGTATGTGGCCCTCAGGAACATCAACCTCATCGTGCAGAAACG GCCGGAGATCCTGAAGCACGAGATGAAGGTGTTCTTCGTCAAGTACAACGACCCCATCTATGTcaagttggagaagttggacaTCATGATCCGCCTCGCCTCACAGGCCAACATCGCCCAG GTGCTGGCAGAGCTGAAGGAGTACGCCACAGAGGTGGACGTGGACTTTGTACGCAAAGCTGTCCGAGCCATTGGCCGCTGTGCCATCAAAGTAGAG CAATCTGCGGAGCGCTGCGTCAGCACGCTGCTGGACCTCATCCAGACCAAGGTCAACTACGTAGTGCAGGAGGCCATCGTCGTCATCAAGGACATCTTCCGCAAGTACCCCAACAA GTACGAGAGTGTGATCGCCACTCTCTGTGAGAACCTGGACTCCCTGGACGAGCCCGAGGCCCGGGCCGCCATGATCTGGATCGTGGGGGAGTACGCTGAGCGCATCGACAACGCCGACGAGCTGCTGGAGAGCTTCCTGGAGGGCTTCCACGACGAGAGCACGCAG GTTCAGCTGCAGCTCCTGACTGCCATCGTCAAACTGTTCCTGAAGAAACCCACCGAGACCCAGGAGCTGGTGCAGCAGGTCCTCAGCCTGGCCACGCAG GACTCGGACAACCCGGACCTGAGGGACCGCGGCTACATCTACTGGCGCCTGCTGTCCACGGACCCCGTGGCAGCCAAGGAAGTGGTGCTTGCGGAGAAGCCCCTCATCTCGGAGGAGACGGACCTCATCGAGCCCACCCTGCTGGAGGAGCTCATCTGCCACATCGGCACCCTGGCCTCCGTCTACCACAAGCCCCCCAGCGCCTTCGTGGAGGGCAGCCGCGGCGTGCAGCACAAGAGGATCCCCATCCGCAGTGGATC cGGAGAGAGCTCTGAGAGCCAGGACACTGGTGGGGCCCCCGGGGCCACCGAGGCCCCCGCCGCCGTCATCCCCTCCCAGGGAGACCTGCTGGGAGACCTGCTGAACCTGGACCTgacaccccccacctccaccgccggcgccccccccggaccccccatGCCGATGGGAGGCATGGATCTGCTGGGGGGAGGACTGGACAGCCTG ATGGGCGATGAGTCTGAACCG TATTCGCCACAAATGCCCAGGGGGGCGGACACACCTCAGTCCCTGCGGTTCTCGCACTCGAGCCCGTCGTCCCCAGATTACAGCCCCACCGAGCTGGCCCCCGGCCCGGCACTACAG CTCGGCGGAGACATTGGGGGGAGTCCTTCC ATGGGCTCTGGGTTCGGGGCTCCTGCGGCCGTGATGCCGTCCTCCCTGAACGCCCCGGTGGGGGGTGGTCTGGGGGACCTGTTTGACCTAGGGGGTGGCGTGGGGATGCCCATGGGAACCTTTGTCCCTCCGAAGACG ttgtgGCTCCCAGCCATGAAGGGTAAGGGTCTGGAGATCATGGGCACGTTCGCCCGGCGTGCGGGGGTGATCCAGATGGAGATGACCCTCACCAACAAGGCCATGAGTGTCATGACGGACTTCGCCATCCAGTTCAACAGAAACAG CTTCGGTCTGGCTCCTGCCGGCCCCCTCCAGGTCCCCACGCCGCTCAGCCCAAACCAGACCATCGACGTCAGCCTCCCCCTGAACAACGGGGGACCCGTCATGAAGATGGAGCCTCTGAATAACCTCCAG GTGGCGGTTAAGAACAACATTGACGTCTTCTACTTCAGCTGCCAGTACCCCATCAGCATGCTGTTTGTGGAGGACGGGAAGATGG ACCGCCAGGTGTTCCTGGCCACCTGGAAAGACATCCCCAACGAGAACGAGGCCCAGTTCCAAATTAACGACTGCCATCTCAActctg ACGCTGCCTCCAACAAGCTGCAGGGCAGCAACGTGTTCACCATCGCCAAGCGCACGGTGGAGGGCCAGGACATGCTCTACCAGTCCATGAAGCTCACCAACGGCATCTGTGTGCTGACGGAGCTCCGCGTTCAGACCGGTAGCCCCACCTACACG